Proteins from one Nitrospinota bacterium genomic window:
- a CDS encoding M23 family metallopeptidase, with protein sequence MKKEDITLMIFPGTSGSPKKISVSKRFVRLGIILSLVVILGVTGSSIYFTKQYIQLVDERAEVSELRRESKIHKIQVDKLGQQVKEFSTEMSRLERFANKLRVITDIGESPAPVEKDWGVGGPYGLSTQSFSTSLEREAIAMVERLAGNLEQLDQQARVQVVSFQQLDEFFKNQKSLLSSTPSIWPTRGWVTSGFGMRKSPFTGLNETHEGWDIGARMGSQIRTTADGVVVVAGRKSGYGKMVEIDHGYGISTRYGHNSKNLVEVGDRVKRGALIGMVGSTGRSTGPHLHYEVLLNGVPVNPKNYIFEE encoded by the coding sequence GTGAAAAAAGAAGATATTACCCTGATGATATTTCCAGGCACATCAGGATCTCCGAAAAAAATCAGCGTGTCGAAACGATTTGTTCGATTAGGGATAATTTTATCTCTGGTCGTGATTTTAGGGGTCACCGGGTCCTCAATATACTTTACAAAACAATATATCCAGTTGGTTGATGAAAGAGCGGAAGTCTCAGAGCTGAGGCGTGAGTCTAAAATTCATAAAATTCAGGTGGATAAACTGGGTCAGCAGGTTAAGGAGTTTTCCACTGAGATGTCGCGCCTGGAACGGTTTGCGAATAAATTAAGGGTGATTACAGACATTGGTGAATCTCCTGCACCCGTCGAGAAAGACTGGGGAGTTGGGGGGCCATACGGGCTGAGTACTCAAAGTTTTTCTACTTCCCTGGAACGGGAGGCGATTGCCATGGTAGAGCGGTTGGCTGGCAATTTGGAACAGTTGGATCAGCAGGCCAGGGTGCAGGTCGTCAGTTTTCAACAATTGGATGAATTTTTTAAGAACCAGAAATCCCTGTTATCTTCCACCCCGTCTATCTGGCCTACCAGAGGCTGGGTGACATCGGGGTTTGGCATGAGAAAATCTCCCTTCACCGGATTAAATGAAACTCATGAGGGATGGGACATCGGCGCCCGGATGGGATCGCAGATTAGAACGACCGCTGATGGTGTCGTGGTTGTCGCTGGCAGAAAATCAGGATACGGGAAAATGGTAGAAATTGATCATGGATATGGAATTTCCACGCGTTACGGTCATAACTCGAAGAACCTTGTAGAGGTTGGAGACCGGGTGAAGCGTGGAGCGTTGATTGGTATGGTTGGAAGTACTGGACGAAGCACAGGCCCTCACCTCCATTACGAGGTCCTTCTGAACGGCGTTCCCGTAAATCCAAAAAACTACATTTTTGAAGAATGA